From a single Bacillus pumilus genomic region:
- a CDS encoding cold-shock protein — MEQGTVKWFNAEKGFGFIEREEGDDVFVHFSAIQGDGFKSLDEGQKVTFDVEQGSRGAQAANVQKTA; from the coding sequence ATGGAACAAGGTACAGTAAAATGGTTTAACGCAGAAAAAGGTTTTGGATTTATCGAACGTGAAGAAGGCGACGATGTATTCGTACATTTCTCAGCTATCCAAGGTGACGGATTCAAATCTTTAGACGAAGGTCAAAAAGTAACTTTTGACGTAGAGCAAGGTTCTCGTGGAGCTCAAGCTGCTAACGTTCAAAAAACTGCTTAA